Below is a genomic region from Fischerella sp. PCC 9605.
GCTGGCATCATACGACAAAGCGATCGCCATTAAGCCAGATAAAGATTTAGCATATTACAACAAAGCTTGTACCTATGCTCTCATGAATAATGTGGAATTAGCAGTTGAGAACTTGCGAAAAGCAAAAAAGCTTGTTCCCGGTAAGTATGAAAAATTAGCTAAAACCGATACAGATTTTAACAAAGTGCGTGATGATGTCCGTTTTCAAGAATTACTACAATAAAGGAAGAAGTAATTAGTAAAAACAGATAACATCCTAATTATCCCCGGTAAGTTTAGAGATGGCGATCGCAGAAATTTATGAAGGTGTAAAATTATAATCTTGATGTAATTATCTGCCTCTACAGATTCTAAATTGAAGATGCGAAAAATATTAATTACTGGGGCAAGTGGATTTTTAGGTTGGCATCTTTGCCAACTCATCAAGCCACAATGGGAAGTGTATGGAACGTACTTTACTCATGCAGTGGAAATTCCAGATATAAAAATGCTGAAAGTCAATTTGACAGACTTTCAGGGACTTCAGCAAATCTTTCGTGAAATTCAGCCAACAGCAGTAATTCATACAGCTGCCCAATCACAACCAAATTATTGTCAAAATTATCCTGAACAATCCCATGCAATTAATGTCACAGCCTCCTGTAATATTGCTGGATTGTGTGCGGATAATTCTATCCCTTGCGTTTTTACCTCCACAGACCTCGTTTTTGATGGTTTAAATTCTCCCTATCGAGAAAAAGATCCCGTATGTCCTGTTAACAGATACGGTGAACAAAAAGTGATGGCAGAAGTAGGAATGTTAGAACGCTATCCCATGACTGCTGTGTGTAGAATGCCGTTAATGTTTGGTGCAGCAGCACCTACTGCCACCAGCTTTATGCAGCCATTCATGCAAACTCTGAAAGAGGGCAAACAGCTAAATCTATTTATAGATGAATTTCGCACACCAGTAAGTGGAACTACCGCAGCCAAAGGACTTTTATTAGCATTAGAAAAAGTTAACGGCATAATTCACTTAGGTGGGAAAGAAAGGATTTCTCGCTATGATTTTGGAAGTTTATTAGTAGAAGTATTTCAACTCCCCACTACTGGGCTAAAAGCTTGTCGTCAACAAGATGTAAAAATGGCTGCACCTAGACCTAGTGATGTTTCTTTGGATAGTTCTAAAGCTTTTGCATTGGGGTATGCGCCGCTATCATTGCGGGAAGAATTAGAAAAATTAGTTAAGAGTCAAGAGTCAAGAGTCAAGAGTCAAGAGTCAAGAGTTAGTAGTTAGTGGGTAGGGG
It encodes:
- a CDS encoding SDR family oxidoreductase, which encodes MRKILITGASGFLGWHLCQLIKPQWEVYGTYFTHAVEIPDIKMLKVNLTDFQGLQQIFREIQPTAVIHTAAQSQPNYCQNYPEQSHAINVTASCNIAGLCADNSIPCVFTSTDLVFDGLNSPYREKDPVCPVNRYGEQKVMAEVGMLERYPMTAVCRMPLMFGAAAPTATSFMQPFMQTLKEGKQLNLFIDEFRTPVSGTTAAKGLLLALEKVNGIIHLGGKERISRYDFGSLLVEVFQLPTTGLKACRQQDVKMAAPRPSDVSLDSSKAFALGYAPLSLREELEKLVKSQESRVKSQESRVSS